A region of Cheilinus undulatus linkage group 10, ASM1832078v1, whole genome shotgun sequence DNA encodes the following proteins:
- the si:ch73-335m24.2 gene encoding LOW QUALITY PROTEIN: protein eva-1 homolog C (The sequence of the model RefSeq protein was modified relative to this genomic sequence to represent the inferred CDS: inserted 2 bases in 1 codon), which yields MHNDNAVEXFYLLLPLLLALRIHNAHSAPDFSQYLHTILKNHTAHACEGETLIIECPSRTSVSVLSAFYGRRVPNQYLCPSVNPNITEEEDSECASPVAIQKVVSECQDRRSCHIPVFSPVFGQDPCPLTSKYLLVAYKCRPEHHRTRLVCENERMRLMCKNETVLAIYSATFGHLLHGSPYCPQEPGSHADMECLSPSALRKVSRRCHGRSNCSVLADIQTFGDPCFSGTRKHLRVSFTCVPRYLLDDVGRGSTDPFMISDYTHGLPERVALYFVSGICAGLVFLLCLFGLRSTVVRDVKDLVSDLNDELKASRRKRKEIIEDLFDDDISDTSSFRRLTQSYRTADILSPSTLSVEMVKYEGEQMRELPSGDIWPARDSCPYAIHKIKTTE from the exons AATATCTCCACACCATCCTAAAAAACCACACAGCTCATGCTTGTGAAGGAGAAACGCTCATCATTGAGTGTCCCTCCAGGACGTCTGTGTCGGTCCTGTCAGCTTTCTATGGACGACGGGTTCCTAATCAGTATCTGTGCCCCTCTGTGAACCCAAACATCACTGAGGAGGAGGATTCAGAGTGTGCTTCACCAGTCGCTATCCAG AAGGTAGTGTCAGAGTGTCAGGATCGCCGGTCCTGTCACATCCCAGTGTTCAGTCCAGTGTTTGGCCAGGACCCCTGTCCCCTCACCAGCAAGTATCTTCTGGTGGCCTACAAGTGCAGACCAG agCACCACCGTACAAGGCTGGTGTGTGAAAATGAGCGTATGAGGCTGATGTGTAAAAATGAGACCGTCCTTGCAATCTACTCCGCCACCTTTGGGCACCTGCTGCACGGCAGTCCTTACTGCCCCCAGGAGCCGGGATCACATGCTGACATGG AGTGTCTGTCCCCTTCAGCTCTGAGGAAGGTGTCCCGCAGGTGTCATGGCAGATCTAACTGCTCGGTTCTAGCTGATATCCAAACCTTTGGTGACCCCTGCTTCTCCGGCACCAGGAAACACCTGCGGGTGTCCTTCACCTGTG TGCCTCGGTATCTTCTGGACGACGTTGGTCGCGGGTCAACAGATCCCTTCATGATCTCAGACTACACACACG GTCTTCCTGAGCGAGTAGCTCTGTATTTTGTCTCTGGCATCTGTGCTGGTCTGGTTTTCCTGCTCTGCCTGTTTGGCCTGCGCTCCACAGTTGTGAGGGATGTAAAAGATCTGGTCTCTGACCTGAACGATGAGCTGAAAGCATCACGAAGAAAGCGCAAGGAGATCATAGAGGACCTCTTCGACGATGACATCTCTGACACGTCATCCTTCCGCCGCCTCACACAGTCCTACCGCACCGCAGACATCCTCAGCCCCTCTACGCTGAGTGTAGAGATGGTCAAGTATGAAGGGGAGCAGATGAGGGAGCTGCCCAGTGGAGACATCTGGCCAGCCCGAGACTCCTGCCCTTACGCCATTCATAAGATCAAAACAACTGAGTGA